CCGGCACGATGCCCACAAAGCTCAGAGCGTAAGGGAACAGCGACGAAGGCTCGCTCAACGTGAATTCTACCGTGAAATCGTCGAGGGCCTTCACGCTCTCCATGACCGTCAGGTCGGCGGCCGAAGCGCTGGCCTTGGTCTTCTCGTAGGTGAAGACGATGTCTTGGGCGGTCAGCGGCGTGCCGTCGGCGAACTTTGCGTCGCGGCGGATCTCATACGTGTAGCTGAGACCGTCGCCGCTGATTTTCTCGCGTATCGCCAGATCTTTTTCGAGCACGTTGTCCTTTCCCGACTTCAGCAGGTGGCAGTGAAAAATATCGGGCCCCCATACGCCGTGCCCGAGAATGGGATCGAATTTGCCCGCCACCATGTTGACGCCCGTAGAGATCACGATCTCGTCCTTCGCCATGGCCGTGCCGCAGAGCACGGCTGCCAGAGCCAACGCCGCAAGAAAACTCTTTTTCATGTCTGCCTCCAAAGTATGCTTGCGCGGAAAACCGCGCTCTTGGCGCTTTGGCCGGAGAGTGAAAACGAAAAAACACGCCGGCTGCGTCCGCAAGGACACAAACCGGCGCGTCCGTTTTCACGCGCACTCGGCGCTCGCTTTGGGCACGGCGAACGCTTCTTTCGAAAATGTGTAAGTCTCCTGACTCGCGCTCTGGAAGACGATGGTCTTGCCGCGTTCACGCCTGTCTTCCCATGGCGAAGCCACAGTGACGGACTTTCGTCCCGGCGCCCATACCACGGCGGCGCTTCGGCGTGACCTCGCGCTTACAGTGCCGGCCGCGCGGGGATTTTCACCCCATTCCATTTACGCCGTTTCCGCCGAACGGAAGGGAAACGGCGACACATTTTCCGCAATTCTTTCCATGCAGCGAGTTTAATATAACTTCGTGAAAAAATCAATTGACGACAAAGAAGAGATGTCGTTGTTCAGTGATAAAGTCCCCCATAACTGTTCCAAGAAAATGTCACTCTGAGATAATACCGTTCATGAAACAGGAGCGAATGACATTGTCACAAAAGGAACTGGATCGTATCAGGATTATCGGAGCGCTTGTCGACGGACGCATGACGAACAGGGAGGCGGCGGAAAAGCTGGGGCTCTGTCAACGGCAAATCATCAGGATCAAAAAGAGGTTCGTCGTTCAAGGGGCGGCGGGGCTTGTTCACGGCAACCGCGGCAGAACGTCTCGGCGCAGGATCGGAGATGAGGTTCGGGAGTCGGTGCTGAAGGCGTATGAGGAGGTCTATTACGATTTCAACTTCTCTCACTTTGCGGAATGCCTGAACGAACGAGAGGGGATCGGGATCAGTCGTTCGAGTGTCGTCCGCATTCTGAAGGACGAGGGGATCAGGAGCAAGAAGAGTGCGCGGCGGCGGCCGAAGCTTCACCGTTCTCGACCGCGGAAGGTGGCCGCGGGGATGTTGTGGCAGACTGACGCCACGTCGTTTGAATGGTTTGGCAGGGGGAACGGGCGTGCGACGCTGCACGCTTATATTGACGATGCGACGGGGATCGTGACTGGCGCCTGTTTCACTGAGAACGAATGTATGGCGGGCTATGTCGCCGCGCTGGGGATGGGGATCGAGGGGTATGGGCTGCCGATGGCGATTTACAGCGACCGGCATACGATTTTCCGCTCTCCAAAGGCACGGGCGCAGGATGATGAGGATCGGATCGAAGGGAATGAAGAAAATGAAGGGAATGAGGCGGGGAAGGAGGAGCCGTTAAGTTGTTTCGGACGGGGGCTGAAGGATCTTGGGATCGGGCAGATCTTTGCCTTGACGCCGGAGGCGAAGGGGCGTGTCGAACGTCTTTGGAACACGATGCAGGACAGGCTGCCGGGGAGCTGAGGCTGCTTGGCGTCTCGGATATCACGGCGGCCAACGAGGTTTTGCCCAAGCTCATCGCCAGGCACAATCGGAAGTTTGCCGTCAATCCGGCTGAGGGAGAGGACGTTTATGTGAAGCCGGAAGGAAAAGTCGATTTGGATTTTCTCTTTGCGCGTCGCGAATCTCGCAGGACGGATCACGGCGGCATGATCTCCTACGGAGGTCGTCGGTACGTTCCGGCGGCGGACGATTGCCTCGGGATGGCCCAAACGACGGTTGAGGTGCGTGAAACGTCGACCGGGCGGATCTGGGGTGTTTCCAAGGGCAGACGGATCGAGATGAAGGAGGTTGAAAGTCAAAAACGAGTCAACTCCGATGAGGCATCGGCAAAGAAACGGAAAAGCGGGCTTGTGAAAGCGCACACCGCCGGAATCCTCATTCCCAGCGTCAAAGAAAGCGTGGCTTACCCGCAGCATTGTCCAGGGAAAGCGTCCCAATGGCCCGTCCGGTGCCACTGCCGCGACGCCGGGGGTCGTTTGCGAAGGAACTAGGCACGCGAAGCAAGATACAGTTTGTACAGCGCCTGGGTACCGTCGTTTTCGCCGCCTTCGTCAGCCAGGCGGCGGTAAAGTTTGTCGGCCAGCTCCAGCCCGGGCAGGTCGAGCTTCATCTCCCGCGCGCAGTCGAGGGCGATGCCCATGTCCTTGATGAAGTGCTTGACGTAAAACCCGGGCTTGAAATCGCCCTTCAGCATGCGCGGCGCCAAGTTGCTCATCGAAAAGCTGCCCGCCGCGCCGCCGGAGATGCTGGTCAGAACCGACTGCGGATCGAGCCCGGCCGTGCGCGCGTAGGCCAGCGCTTCGCAGACGCCCATCATGTTGGACGCGATGGCGATCTGGTTGGCCATCTTGGTATGCTGCCCCGCGCCCCATGTGCCCTGAAGCCTCCATTCTTTGCCCATGGCGGCGAACAGCGGCTCCGCCAGCTTGAACGCCGCTTCCGGGCCGCCGGCCATGATCGTCAGCTTGGCCTCGCGCGCCCCTACGTCGCCGCCGGAAACGGGCGCGTCGAGCGCCTCGCCGCCCAGCTCCCGCGCTTTGGCGCCGATTTTCGCGGCCAGCAGCGGCGACGAGGTGGTCATATCGATGACCAGCTTGCCCAGAGCAAAGCCCGCGAACAGACCTTTTTCGCCGAAGTAGACCTGCTCCACGTCGCGCGGATAGCCGACGACCGTGATCACCGCCTCGGCCGCGCGCATCACCGCGGCGGGGCTGTCGGCCCATGCCGCGCCGGATGCCAGCAACGTTTCGGCGGAAGCTTTCGTGCGATTATAGACTGTCAGCTCGAAACCGGCTTTCATCAGGTTCGCCGCCATCGCTCTCCCCATCACGCCCAGCCCGACAAAACCGATCTTCTTCAAAGTCATCAGAATCTCTCCTTTTTCATCAGATCCCGCGCGGCGCAAGCCGCGCTCGTCTTCCTTTTTGTTTTATTCTAGCACGGATCGTTCGCATGAAGAGCCACGAGTTTTCTCCGCTGGATATTTATCAAGCCGGTATGAAAATGTTATAATGGCGCAAATTTGAAAAACCCAGTCAGGAGGCCTGACCATGGAATACAGACTCAGTCACCGCGCCCAGAACCTGCGCCGCTGCATGATGGACGCCTTTCATCTGCGCGACGCGAAGGACATGATCTTCTTCAACTCAGGACAGCCCGCGGCGGATCTTTATCCTCGCGCCCTGCTGCGCGCCGTCCTCGACGAGCTGCTCGCCGAGGAGCCGCAGATACTCGCCTACCCCGGTTCGCAGGGCGACGAAGAACTGCGCAAAGCCCTGGCCGAACGCCAGAACCGCCTCGACGGCGGCGCCGGCATCCGGGCGGAACAGATCGTCGTCACCAACGGCGGCACCGGCGGCGCCGATCTGCTCGCCCAGTTATTTATCGATCCCGGCGACACGGTGCTGAGCGAAACGCCCACGTTCCCGGAGACGCTGGACTGCTTCACCAAATCCGGCGCGCGCCTCGCAGGCGTCTCCATGGATGCCGGCGGGCCGCTGCCCGACGAGCTCGAACGCCTGGCGCAAAAGTGCCGGCCGCGCTTCTTTTATGTCATCCCCAACTTTCAGAACCCCACGGGGCGCTGCACCTCGCCCGAACGCCGCCGCGCCGTCGCGGAGATCGCGCGCCGGTACGGCTTCTTCATCGTCGAGGACGATCCCTATCGCGAGCTGAGCTTCGACGCCGCGCCGCCGCCTTCCTATCATTCGCTGGCGCCCGACTGCACGATCTCCATGGGCAGCCTCTCCAAGACCATCGCGCCGGGAATGCGCATCGGCTGGCTGGTGCTGCCGGACGAGCTGGTCGAGCGCGCCGTGATGACGCTCAAGGCCACGGCGCTGTGTTATCCCGCCCTGCTCCACCGCGCCGCCGCGCGCGTGCTCGAACATCCTCAGTTCGACGCTCACGTCGCCGAGTTATGCCGCGATCTGAAGCGACGTTACCAGCTTTTGACTGGATTGATGAGCGCACAGATCCCAACGGGATGGCTGACGTGGGAAACGCCGCTGGGGGAATGTTCCTGTGGTGCCGCCTGCATGACGGCGTCTCGGCCATGGACTTCGCCGTGCGCGCC
This sequence is a window from Pyramidobacter sp. YE332. Protein-coding genes within it:
- a CDS encoding NAD(P)-dependent oxidoreductase is translated as MTLKKIGFVGLGVMGRAMAANLMKAGFELTVYNRTKASAETLLASGAAWADSPAAVMRAAEAVITVVGYPRDVEQVYFGEKGLFAGFALGKLVIDMTTSSPLLAAKIGAKARELGGEALDAPVSGGDVGAREAKLTIMAGGPEAAFKLAEPLFAAMGKEWRLQGTWGAGQHTKMANQIAIASNMMGVCEALAYARTAGLDPQSVLTSISGGAAGSFSMSNLAPRMLKGDFKPGFYVKHFIKDMGIALDCAREMKLDLPGLELADKLYRRLADEGGENDGTQALYKLYLASRA
- a CDS encoding ISNCY family transposase; protein product: MKQERMTLSQKELDRIRIIGALVDGRMTNREAAEKLGLCQRQIIRIKKRFVVQGAAGLVHGNRGRTSRRRIGDEVRESVLKAYEEVYYDFNFSHFAECLNEREGIGISRSSVVRILKDEGIRSKKSARRRPKLHRSRPRKVAAGMLWQTDATSFEWFGRGNGRATLHAYIDDATGIVTGACFTENECMAGYVAALGMGIEGYGLPMAIYSDRHTIFRSPKARAQDDEDRIEGNEENEGNEAGKEEPLSCFGRGLKDLGIGQIFALTPEAKGRVERLWNTMQDRLPGS
- a CDS encoding PLP-dependent aminotransferase family protein, encoding MEYRLSHRAQNLRRCMMDAFHLRDAKDMIFFNSGQPAADLYPRALLRAVLDELLAEEPQILAYPGSQGDEELRKALAERQNRLDGGAGIRAEQIVVTNGGTGGADLLAQLFIDPGDTVLSETPTFPETLDCFTKSGARLAGVSMDAGGPLPDELERLAQKCRPRFFYVIPNFQNPTGRCTSPERRRAVAEIARRYGFFIVEDDPYRELSFDAAPPPSYHSLAPDCTISMGSLSKTIAPGMRIGWLVLPDELVERAVMTLKATALCYPALLHRAAARVLEHPQFDAHVAELCRDLKRRYQLLTGLMSAQIPTGWLTWETPLGECSCGAACMTASRPWTSPCAPAIVGTWPFSPACVSHPTTKGKTSRCALPSRARPTPRWPKAYAASPRR